The Cannabis sativa cultivar Pink pepper isolate KNU-18-1 chromosome 8, ASM2916894v1, whole genome shotgun sequence genomic interval ATTGGTTTACATTGTttttattgaaagaaaatgaaactGTAGTAGCAGTTGTGGCTGCTGTAGTGACAGTAGGAGCAGTAATAGCTGCTGTAGTAAGAATTTCTTAGTGAAACAAGAACAATTTGCCACATTTTTCAGTTGTCCCAATCACCACATTCAGAGTAGGATCCTGAATAACACAACAATTTTGATGAAACAACACTGAGTTAAGAGAATTGAGCATGTAATCAGTTATAGAAAAAAGATTGAGCTGAAATTGTGGTACAAAAAGGACATTTTGCAGTGTTATTTTTGAGTTAATCTTGACAGTGCCAATGTTGTGGACAGGGAGAGATTGTCCATTTGGTAAAGACACAAATTTAGGGAATGGTATATTAGAAAAAGATGAAAAACACCTGAAATTGCAACACATGTGGTGAGTGGCACCACTATCCACAATCCAAGAAGTTGAGTTAGATTTTGTACCTGCCAGATTTGATGCAGCAGGGGCTATTGCAGGTGGTTCTGCATTGGTTGTGTTGCTTAGTGGCTGGCTTAACAGAGAAATTAATTGTTGGCATTGAGAGGATAGATCAATGTGACCCGAGCTGCTATCAATGTCATTTTTCTGGTTGTTGGCAGTAGCAACATTGGCCTTGGCTTTGCCTTTGTCTTGCTTTCTTTTGTCCCCATAACCAGGAGGAAATCCATGGAGGAAGTAGCACTTGTCAACAAGATGCCCGGGTTTTCCACAATTGGAGCAAGATGGTCTAGGTTTCTTGGTTCTTGGGGGATTGGTAGAACTAGATGCAACAGCCAAGGTAATAGAATCAAAATTTCCTAGTGATCTTTGACGTTCTTCTTGAACAATCATTGCAAACACTCGGGACAGATTTGGTATAGGTTCGTTAAGCAAGATTTGAGCACGAACCGAAGCATAGGATTCGTTTAAACCAGTCAAGAATTGAAGCACTTGATTTTGGTTGTAAGAATCCAAAAAAACTTTCATTGCACCACAAGTGCAAGTGGTTATGGGTTGAAATTCTTTCAACTCATCCCAAAGGGATTTCAATTTCGTAAAATAGGTAGAAACAGAACAGTCACCTTGCTGAAGCCGAGTGAGTTGTGTTTGTAATTGAAAAATTCGAGGGCCATTGCCTTCATTGAAACGCTCAGCAAGATCACTCCACATTTCAGTAGCTAAATCAAAGTACATTATGCTTTGTGCAATCTCAGGTGAAACAGAATTAATCAACCAAGACATTACCATATTATTGCACCTTAACCAAGAGTTTAGATTTGTGTTACCAGGTTCGTGACGAGGAAGAGATCTGTTGATGAACGCGATCTTGTTCTTGGTCGTCAATGCCATTGTGATACCTCGTTTCCACAGCTGGTAGTTGGTTCTGGTGAGGACTGTGGTCACAAGAACCAGACCTGGGTGGTCGCCGGTGCTGAGGAAGAACGGGCTGGAATGATCATCAGCAATCGATCGTGATTGGAGAGTCTGAGTTGAGTTGCCTTCAGCAATGGTGGAATGGTCATGAAGACCTTGATCTGCATTTTGAGATTGAACTCGAACAGGAGGGTTTCGACGAGGAATTGCTGAGGAAGGGGGAGCAGGCATGGAGTCGGAATTGACTTCTGCTGTGTTGTTGTCGATGATGGTGCAGTGCCATCTTGGGATCGAGTGGCTGGCCGAGCCATGGAAGCTGAGGGCCTGAGTTCGTCTTATACCATATGAGAAAGAATAGAGAGAAAACATATGAAAATCAGAGCTTTTGTATTGTTATTACTGAACTGATTTTACAGAAATGGGAAAAGAACTTTATATAGCTCAATACAATCAAGAAATGGTTAGTTGAGACTAACCAAAGCTGTAACAGAAAAGTACAGCTGTAATGTTGATTTGTACCAAACAAAACAACCTTTAAATAACTTAATCCAAAACTTAACTAAACTAA includes:
- the LOC133030262 gene encoding uncharacterized protein LOC133030262, which encodes MFSLYSFSYGIRRTQALSFHGSASHSIPRWHCTIIDNNTAEVNSDSMPAPPSSAIPRRNPPVRVQSQNADQGLHDHSTIAEGNSTQTLQSRSIADDHSSPFFLSTGDHPGLVLVTTVLTRTNYQLWKRGITMALTTKNKIAFINRSLPRHEPGNTNLNSWLRCNNMVMSWLINSVSPEIAQSIMYFDLATEMWSDLAERFNEGNGPRIFQLQTQLTRLQQGDCSVSTYFTKLKSLWDELKEFQPITTCTCGAMKVFLDSYNQNQVLQFLTGLNESYASVRAQILLNEPIPNLSRVFAMIVQEERQRSLGNFDSITLAVASSSTNPPRTKKPRPSCSNCGKPGHLVDKCYFLHGFPPGYGDKRKQDKGKAKANVATANNQKNDIDSSSGHIDLSSQCQQLISLLSQPLSNTTNAEPPAIAPAASNLAGSYSECGDWDN